The Thermoplasmata archaeon genome includes a window with the following:
- a CDS encoding 50S ribosomal protein L16, whose protein sequence is MVRKPGRMYREIKSQAYCQKRYMGGVPAPRITQFDLGAPARDFELTLSLVAKERCQIRHIALEAARVAVNKVLQKSAGNEGYHLKIRVYPHVVIRENKQATGAGADRVSQGMRASFGKAVGTVARVEEGQKLITVRVNREHFLSAKEALRSGAVKLPTPTRIIIEKGAELVA, encoded by the coding sequence ATGGTCCGCAAGCCGGGTAGGATGTACAGGGAGATCAAGAGCCAGGCTTACTGCCAGAAGAGGTACATGGGCGGCGTTCCCGCGCCGCGGATCACCCAATTCGACCTCGGCGCGCCGGCGCGGGACTTTGAGCTCACCCTGAGCCTTGTCGCGAAGGAGAGGTGCCAAATAAGGCACATCGCTCTCGAGGCCGCGCGAGTTGCGGTCAACAAAGTCCTGCAGAAGAGCGCGGGCAACGAGGGCTATCACCTGAAAATAAGAGTCTACCCCCATGTCGTCATCCGAGAGAACAAACAGGCGACTGGGGCGGGGGCAGACCGCGTTTCACAGGGTATGAGGGCATCTTTCGGGAAGGCCGTCGGCACTGTCGCGCGGGTCGAGGAGGGGCAGAAGCTCATCACAGTGAGGGTCAACAGAGAGCACTTCCTCTCTGCGAAGGAGGCCCTCAGGTCTGGAGCGGTCAAGCTCCCCACGCCGACCAGGATTATAATAGAGAAGGGAGCGGAACTCGTAGCCTGA
- a CDS encoding FlaD/FlaE family flagellar protein — MAIPVGTGPGGPPAPPPARPIAAPPGADEFQEVSAAAQPPGPPQAMAPMPPPQAVPRPGESYQVVTPTPELASQSTMERLDGVERTLEEAIRRIDTIDKFTEAVRNDINQVKESISHIEANMRELTSLYDLISSQVNPFIEMEAAAKAAPAVEEAAKEEVPEFDALFEPTPELAAGEEFLPVEQAPLAPPPLAPTPEGLAAPPAMETPVPGAAPGAPAAPRPERPLRVARLTQIGSDSMCLIALMRWIEFLLSKVKREQIPSLLSFYVRIGWISDGIKQHVMDVIRGIRFGPGAPVGGATGRTYAPYEAPKDREGDVVMAYSKEAVTEVGAGPEAKKPAVPLGDDWKMTPEDHLKTLIFIERIRGTEVDKSKLEELERDVLNLRKGLDGFFGL; from the coding sequence ATGGCCATACCCGTCGGAACTGGCCCCGGGGGTCCTCCGGCTCCCCCTCCAGCCCGGCCGATAGCTGCGCCGCCGGGAGCGGATGAGTTTCAGGAGGTCTCCGCCGCTGCCCAGCCGCCCGGACCCCCGCAGGCCATGGCCCCCATGCCTCCTCCCCAGGCCGTCCCCAGGCCAGGAGAGTCCTATCAGGTCGTCACCCCGACCCCCGAACTCGCGAGCCAGAGCACGATGGAGAGGCTCGATGGTGTCGAGAGGACTCTCGAGGAGGCCATCCGGCGCATCGACACAATTGACAAGTTCACTGAGGCTGTTCGAAACGACATCAACCAGGTCAAGGAGAGCATTTCGCACATTGAGGCGAACATGAGAGAGTTGACCTCCCTCTACGACCTGATATCCAGCCAGGTCAACCCGTTCATCGAGATGGAGGCGGCGGCCAAAGCCGCTCCTGCGGTCGAAGAGGCTGCCAAGGAAGAGGTGCCCGAGTTCGACGCCCTCTTTGAGCCCACGCCGGAGCTCGCTGCGGGCGAGGAGTTCCTTCCGGTGGAGCAGGCCCCCCTCGCACCACCGCCACTGGCCCCCACGCCCGAGGGCCTAGCGGCTCCTCCGGCGATGGAAACGCCGGTTCCCGGTGCCGCACCCGGAGCGCCCGCTGCCCCGCGACCCGAAAGGCCCCTCAGGGTGGCCCGGCTCACTCAGATCGGCAGCGACTCGATGTGCCTCATTGCTTTAATGAGGTGGATTGAGTTCCTGCTCTCTAAGGTGAAGAGGGAGCAGATACCATCGCTGCTAAGCTTCTACGTAAGAATTGGCTGGATAAGCGATGGAATTAAACAGCACGTGATGGATGTCATCCGGGGAATTCGGTTCGGGCCAGGAGCCCCCGTGGGAGGGGCCACTGGGAGGACCTACGCCCCGTACGAGGCCCCCAAAGATAGAGAGGGGGACGTCGTCATGGCTTACTCCAAGGAAGCCGTCACCGAGGTCGGGGCGGGCCCCGAGGCGAAGAAGCCCGCGGTGCCACTTGGGGACGACTGGAAGATGACTCCGGAGGACCACCTCAAGACCCTGATTTTCATCGAAAGAATTCGGGGCACCGAAGTCGACAAGAGCAAGCTTGAAGAGCTTGAGAGGGACGTTCTCAACCTGAGGAAGGGCCTGGACGGCTTCTTCGGGCTCTAG
- a CDS encoding tetratricopeptide repeat protein: protein MRSAPARGNLTVEEWILVHLLRFSRPPNEFEAPWGTTQYGIAEAIGTGQDHVSRAVRRLVQKGLASETKRRVDGVQERRKVYFLTPAGEAVAIALKERAEGIPVKVTESGVERLIPLRELARLLGHRHSLVEIARAIRPDGTLDHERLEAQGRAPETETMVSPVPSPFVGRKGELETLKRLLEEKKMVILHGVAGIGKTALAAKLVEELRTSRPVFWYRFHEWDTLRSLLTPFSEFLMREGRRKLRAYLASKPEIDLDEVCCLVRDSARGLKALLVFDDVHKASDAFLPCFSLLTELLEISEGIRVLLVTRQLRRFYGRSDVVVKRTVAELELDGLDESSSYELLAARRVNPVYHKRAFLTTGGHPLALQLYTPGSVEGEERTNINKYIEEEISARLNQHELALLRMASVHRYPAPAEALLYLPELTFETLSGLVSRSLLHESPDGRYDIHDFVRDFFYSRTNPYERRNLHQQAAKYYAGVRTRAARLELIHHTLRAGDTKGAIALLTRHGEELLAAGFAGELRRFFEELDGALQKREGKKLLFLRARVSDILGDWDGALELYSSALRSAPPVRRAEAHYHIGWIQQKRNRWREAETSFRRCLALSKRARYRRGVARAYHGLGRVLWREGSLHLAAEFCRKSIAAARAAGDRVLEASAGIEMGRVLASLGRFEEAEKQFRSSIELAMATGELSEAVRAKNCLAWEILRRQGRLEEALEFLRTAEEEALSQGNYRELGPIYHSLGEVYVKKGETDRAEELFKKSLEIFERLGDEHGIAYNHLGFGMVHRARRNWEKAEEWLGRAAAAFERLGTPGDLMAALHELSDMWKEKGDARRAAAFARRVRALEKRLMKGRK, encoded by the coding sequence GTGCGCTCAGCTCCCGCTCGTGGGAATCTGACAGTTGAAGAGTGGATACTCGTCCATCTCCTCCGGTTCTCTAGACCTCCTAATGAGTTCGAGGCCCCGTGGGGAACGACGCAGTATGGCATAGCTGAGGCTATCGGTACGGGACAGGACCACGTCTCCCGAGCCGTACGCAGACTGGTTCAGAAGGGGCTCGCCTCAGAGACGAAGCGGCGCGTCGATGGTGTCCAAGAGAGAAGGAAAGTCTACTTCCTCACACCAGCCGGAGAGGCTGTAGCCATTGCACTCAAAGAGAGGGCGGAAGGAATTCCCGTGAAGGTGACTGAGAGTGGCGTCGAGAGGTTGATTCCCCTACGCGAGCTAGCGAGACTGCTGGGGCACCGGCACTCGCTCGTAGAAATCGCCCGCGCGATTCGTCCGGACGGGACTCTGGACCATGAGAGGCTTGAAGCCCAGGGGCGTGCCCCGGAGACAGAGACGATGGTCTCTCCCGTTCCCAGCCCGTTCGTCGGAAGGAAGGGGGAGCTGGAGACCCTCAAGCGTCTTCTCGAAGAGAAGAAAATGGTGATTCTCCACGGCGTCGCCGGGATAGGGAAAACCGCGCTGGCGGCGAAGCTCGTCGAGGAGCTTCGCACCTCCCGCCCGGTCTTCTGGTATCGATTCCACGAGTGGGACACTCTCCGGAGTCTCCTCACCCCTTTCTCAGAATTCCTAATGCGAGAGGGCAGGCGGAAGCTCAGGGCTTACCTCGCCTCTAAACCAGAAATCGACCTGGACGAGGTCTGCTGTCTCGTGAGAGACAGCGCCCGGGGCCTGAAGGCTCTGCTGGTCTTCGATGACGTCCACAAGGCCTCGGACGCTTTTCTTCCTTGCTTCTCTCTGCTAACGGAGCTGCTTGAAATCAGCGAGGGCATCAGAGTCCTTCTCGTTACGCGCCAGCTCCGGAGGTTCTACGGCCGGAGCGATGTCGTGGTGAAGAGGACCGTTGCCGAGCTGGAGCTGGACGGGCTGGACGAGAGCTCCAGCTACGAGCTGCTTGCGGCGAGAAGGGTGAATCCCGTTTACCACAAGAGGGCCTTTCTCACAACGGGAGGACATCCGCTAGCGCTGCAACTCTACACTCCCGGGTCGGTGGAAGGTGAGGAGAGGACTAACATTAATAAGTACATAGAGGAGGAAATCTCGGCCCGCCTTAACCAGCATGAACTCGCGCTCCTCCGAATGGCGTCGGTTCACAGATACCCAGCTCCCGCGGAGGCCCTTCTCTATCTCCCAGAACTCACCTTCGAGACCCTTTCCGGTCTGGTCTCGCGGTCCCTCCTTCACGAGTCACCGGACGGAAGATACGACATCCACGATTTCGTCCGCGACTTCTTCTACTCCCGGACCAACCCTTACGAAAGAAGGAATCTTCACCAACAAGCAGCGAAATACTACGCGGGTGTCAGGACACGCGCAGCACGCTTGGAGCTCATTCACCACACACTCCGCGCCGGCGATACTAAAGGCGCAATTGCGCTCTTGACTAGGCACGGAGAGGAGCTGCTCGCGGCGGGATTCGCGGGAGAGCTCAGGCGCTTCTTCGAAGAGCTAGATGGCGCACTTCAGAAGCGCGAGGGTAAGAAGCTCCTCTTTCTCAGGGCCAGGGTGAGCGATATCCTCGGCGACTGGGACGGGGCGCTCGAGCTCTACTCCAGCGCTCTCAGGAGCGCTCCACCGGTGCGGAGGGCAGAGGCGCACTACCACATCGGCTGGATACAGCAGAAAAGGAATCGCTGGCGGGAGGCGGAGACGAGTTTCAGGAGGTGTCTAGCGCTCTCCAAGCGCGCCAGGTACAGGAGGGGGGTGGCTAGGGCCTATCACGGCCTGGGGCGTGTTCTCTGGAGGGAGGGGAGCCTTCACCTGGCGGCTGAGTTCTGCAGGAAGAGCATCGCCGCCGCCCGCGCTGCCGGTGACAGGGTGCTGGAGGCCTCGGCGGGAATAGAGATGGGACGGGTTCTGGCTTCTCTCGGCCGGTTTGAGGAGGCAGAGAAGCAATTTCGGAGCAGCATCGAGCTCGCCATGGCCACGGGAGAGCTCTCGGAGGCTGTGAGGGCGAAGAATTGCCTTGCCTGGGAGATTCTCAGGCGACAGGGCAGGCTGGAAGAGGCGCTGGAGTTTCTGCGGACTGCGGAGGAGGAGGCGCTTTCGCAGGGCAACTATAGAGAGCTCGGTCCGATATACCACAGTCTGGGAGAGGTCTATGTGAAAAAGGGGGAGACGGACAGGGCCGAGGAGCTCTTTAAGAAATCCCTCGAAATATTCGAGAGGCTGGGCGATGAGCACGGCATCGCCTATAATCACCTCGGCTTCGGCATGGTCCACAGAGCGAGGCGAAACTGGGAAAAGGCGGAGGAATGGCTGGGCAGGGCCGCCGCCGCGTTCGAGAGACTCGGAACTCCGGGGGACCTGATGGCCGCGCTACACGAGCTCTCCGATATGTGGAAGGAGAAGGGCGATGCGAGGCGGGCCGCGGCCTTCGCAAGAAGGGTCCGGGCTCTCGAGAAACGGTTGATGAAGGGCAGGAAATAG
- a CDS encoding sialidase family protein: MDTHLIDNHIHVWSDQRQYRYSVRVQKTAGLDDRPWIAAQGDGIVHYLGNNGVEVRGGRYWYYRSTNGARTFTAGEPVPGNGWGLIDAERYGSHVYIISETEVGAEADIVVYVSDDMGATWDFGNPITIAHRDGPGREYPVISAGSNGTVWALWNDGSNGEENGTRIFAAWSYDYGRSWNYSDITPFRAFIDYPTINVGPDGSVGVALYATTTLPVSDQSEWHVCGGMLRPGPDGRIAVDENPTWKDDLPSPFGHPRTLRFNFTRGEEGPVYVGSNLHALHDFFEIVVGHDGYLNVAYQQYIGPENGHSELFFVRGTLPSSPTRAP; the protein is encoded by the coding sequence GTGGATACACATCTCATCGACAACCACATACATGTCTGGTCGGACCAGCGCCAGTACAGGTACTCGGTCAGGGTCCAGAAGACGGCCGGGCTGGACGACCGGCCCTGGATAGCAGCTCAGGGGGACGGCATCGTTCACTATCTAGGCAACAACGGAGTCGAGGTCAGGGGAGGGCGCTACTGGTACTACCGCTCGACCAACGGCGCCCGAACATTCACCGCCGGCGAGCCAGTGCCGGGCAACGGCTGGGGCCTCATCGATGCCGAGAGGTACGGGAGTCATGTCTATATAATATCGGAAACTGAAGTAGGTGCCGAGGCCGATATCGTAGTGTATGTCAGTGACGACATGGGCGCGACCTGGGACTTTGGAAACCCGATCACGATCGCCCACCGGGATGGTCCGGGGAGGGAATATCCAGTCATCAGCGCGGGCTCCAACGGGACCGTCTGGGCGCTCTGGAACGACGGCAGCAATGGAGAGGAGAATGGGACACGCATCTTCGCCGCCTGGAGCTACGACTACGGGCGGAGCTGGAACTACTCCGACATCACACCTTTCAGGGCCTTCATCGACTACCCAACAATCAATGTAGGCCCAGACGGCTCTGTGGGGGTGGCGCTCTACGCAACAACAACCCTCCCGGTCTCAGACCAGAGCGAGTGGCATGTCTGCGGAGGAATGCTGAGACCAGGGCCCGATGGGAGGATAGCCGTCGACGAGAATCCTACTTGGAAAGACGACCTCCCCTCGCCCTTTGGCCACCCGCGCACCCTGCGCTTCAACTTCACGAGAGGCGAGGAGGGGCCAGTCTACGTGGGCTCCAACCTGCACGCCCTCCACGACTTCTTCGAGATTGTGGTCGGACATGACGGCTACCTCAACGTCGCGTACCAGCAATACATCGGTCCCGAGAACGGGCACAGCGAGCTATTCTTCGTCAGAGGGACGCTGCCGTCGAGCCCTACTAGAGCCCCTTAG
- a CDS encoding tetratricopeptide repeat protein, whose translation MHARKIVGRDDELAFLKKLLDEAIQGKGRIIFLSGEAGIGKTRLVEELASYAREMGVLYMHGRCLYREGADPYLPFLDALRELSSKRKETDWRGTDLPLTIATGIELGVKETAPMGLSVMEGGPEDWIEERDRRSVDIAEQLRRIDLGRERDRMFEAISSIIMGIARTRPLLFFIDELHWADMATLQLLTHVVRSIRSSRVLIVAAYRPEELAVIDGKPHPLTQAIARIAREGVSANLALRRLGLRETRHLLSILLGRPDLPEGFVEAIFRRTGGNPYFVEEVVKSLVEQRVINPGDATWPERLDLSSVSIPSTVRAVIAQRVSGLESSAARALESASVLGDDFTFEELRALSDMDEGELKEALGRLKEAHLVSEGASSGEGIYRFTHTLLREVVYENLSRTRRRTLHRKAAAAIEKLYADRIDEHIYAMAYHYAGAGDLPRGARYFAEAGHKALQSYALDEAARYYSSALEALEKLEPTPENIRLEEEVLVSLGNVHYIIGEWNRALEEFAEVIKLGEESGSDSCRALSHLRMGEIQEKRSDWAQAAENLQKSLEIYTALGDPTGLASTHLALGTMHWRQGEYQKALEEGERCLSILGDGGEKYLRAMAMSLLGNIYTNMGEALKARECYEKGLALALEIGDPLEMARAYNDLGLTEMRAGHYDAALELFQKSVEAAKKSGNIRQVGYTLASLGECFARAGDLETAMDHLDSSIAIFEKLDEKVMIASIMMRRGLIFRNAEEWEMARKCFLESTRVIEELNLPFTLGEHLLEFGITCAMQGDKREARRLITRALHTFEAIGAKKNIEKAQAELRRLQESEREE comes from the coding sequence ATGCACGCGAGGAAGATCGTAGGGAGGGACGACGAGCTGGCCTTCTTAAAGAAGCTTCTCGATGAGGCCATTCAGGGCAAGGGGCGCATCATTTTCCTCTCTGGCGAGGCGGGGATAGGCAAGACCCGGCTCGTTGAGGAGCTCGCCTCCTATGCCCGCGAGATGGGCGTGCTCTACATGCACGGCAGGTGCCTCTACAGGGAGGGCGCAGACCCCTATCTGCCGTTCCTCGACGCGCTCAGGGAGCTTTCAAGCAAGAGGAAAGAAACCGACTGGAGGGGGACTGACCTCCCGCTGACCATAGCTACCGGTATCGAGCTGGGGGTGAAGGAGACGGCCCCGATGGGGCTTTCGGTGATGGAGGGGGGTCCCGAGGACTGGATAGAGGAGAGGGATAGGAGGAGCGTCGATATTGCGGAGCAGCTCCGCAGGATAGACCTCGGGAGGGAGAGGGACAGGATGTTCGAGGCGATATCATCGATTATCATGGGGATCGCACGGACCAGGCCCCTCCTTTTCTTCATAGATGAGCTCCACTGGGCCGACATGGCCACCCTCCAGCTGCTCACGCATGTTGTGAGGAGCATACGCTCCTCTAGGGTCCTGATCGTCGCAGCCTACAGACCGGAGGAGCTGGCGGTCATTGATGGGAAGCCGCACCCCCTGACCCAGGCCATCGCTAGGATAGCCCGCGAGGGCGTCTCGGCCAACCTCGCCCTGCGCCGGCTGGGGCTGAGGGAGACCAGGCATTTACTTTCCATACTCCTCGGCCGGCCCGACCTCCCCGAGGGCTTTGTGGAGGCTATTTTCCGGAGAACCGGGGGGAACCCCTACTTTGTGGAGGAGGTGGTGAAGAGCCTAGTAGAGCAGCGGGTCATAAACCCCGGCGACGCCACATGGCCAGAAAGGCTCGACCTCTCCTCCGTCTCCATCCCCTCGACTGTAAGGGCCGTCATCGCCCAGCGCGTCTCGGGTCTGGAGAGCTCGGCCGCCCGCGCTCTAGAAAGCGCATCTGTACTCGGCGACGATTTCACGTTCGAGGAGCTCCGCGCCCTCTCCGATATGGATGAAGGTGAGCTCAAGGAGGCCCTAGGAAGGCTTAAAGAAGCGCACCTGGTCTCTGAGGGAGCCAGTTCCGGAGAGGGAATTTACCGGTTCACTCACACGCTTTTACGAGAGGTTGTCTACGAGAACCTAAGCCGCACAAGAAGGCGAACCCTGCACAGGAAGGCCGCCGCGGCCATCGAAAAGCTCTATGCGGACAGAATCGACGAGCACATCTATGCCATGGCCTACCACTACGCCGGAGCCGGTGACCTACCCCGTGGGGCAAGATACTTCGCGGAAGCGGGTCACAAGGCGCTTCAGAGCTACGCTCTCGACGAGGCTGCCCGATACTACAGCTCCGCCCTGGAGGCGCTCGAGAAGCTCGAGCCCACTCCTGAGAACATCAGGCTTGAAGAGGAGGTTCTGGTCTCTCTCGGGAATGTGCACTACATCATCGGGGAGTGGAACAGAGCCCTTGAGGAGTTCGCCGAAGTTATCAAGCTCGGGGAGGAAAGCGGGAGCGACAGCTGCCGCGCTCTGAGCCATCTCAGGATGGGCGAGATACAGGAGAAGCGGAGCGACTGGGCCCAGGCGGCCGAGAACCTGCAGAAGAGCCTCGAGATCTACACCGCCCTCGGCGACCCCACTGGGCTGGCCAGCACCCACCTTGCGCTCGGCACAATGCACTGGAGGCAGGGCGAATATCAGAAGGCGCTCGAGGAAGGGGAGCGCTGCCTCTCGATTCTGGGCGATGGCGGAGAGAAGTACCTCAGGGCGATGGCGATGAGCCTTCTTGGGAACATCTACACGAACATGGGCGAGGCTCTCAAGGCGAGGGAGTGCTATGAAAAGGGCCTCGCGCTCGCGCTTGAGATCGGAGACCCTCTCGAGATGGCGCGGGCCTACAACGACTTGGGACTGACCGAAATGAGGGCCGGCCACTACGACGCCGCTCTCGAGCTCTTCCAGAAGAGCGTGGAGGCTGCGAAGAAGAGCGGCAACATCAGACAGGTCGGCTACACCCTTGCCAGTCTGGGGGAGTGCTTCGCACGCGCCGGGGACTTGGAGACCGCTATGGACCACCTCGACAGCTCGATTGCGATTTTTGAGAAGCTCGACGAGAAGGTAATGATAGCCTCGATAATGATGAGACGGGGCTTGATATTCCGCAACGCGGAGGAGTGGGAAATGGCACGCAAGTGCTTCTTGGAGAGCACCAGGGTCATCGAAGAGCTGAACCTGCCCTTTACCCTCGGCGAGCACCTATTAGAATTCGGCATCACCTGCGCCATGCAGGGGGACAAGCGGGAGGCCCGGAGGCTGATCACCAGAGCACTCCACACATTTGAGGCCATTGGTGCAAAGAAGAACATAGAGAAGGCCCAGGCCGAGCTGAGGAGGCTCCAAGAGAGCGAGAGGGAGGAGTGA
- a CDS encoding flagellar protein G, whose protein sequence is MPGTSASHIIFFIAAVIVASSVASIFATTAIRMSGDIKEQADVRVNELNTRVVIINDPAAMPYNSSTGTLVLYVKNVGKTVLAENSTKVFIDGNYTRSENLTFSLLDGAASWSRETVLEIVIHNITLSPGDHRAKVVVSYGKSATLQFRI, encoded by the coding sequence GTGCCCGGCACCTCTGCCTCCCACATCATATTTTTCATCGCCGCGGTGATTGTGGCGAGCTCAGTGGCGAGCATCTTCGCCACCACAGCGATTCGCATGTCCGGGGACATAAAAGAGCAGGCGGACGTCCGCGTCAACGAGCTGAACACTAGGGTCGTGATTATCAACGACCCTGCGGCCATGCCCTACAACTCCTCCACCGGCACCCTTGTTCTGTATGTGAAGAACGTTGGGAAGACCGTTCTGGCCGAGAACAGCACCAAAGTCTTCATCGACGGAAACTACACCCGCTCCGAGAATCTCACCTTCAGCCTCCTCGACGGGGCCGCGAGCTGGTCCCGCGAGACCGTGCTCGAGATCGTCATTCACAACATAACCCTCTCACCCGGGGACCACAGGGCTAAGGTGGTCGTCTCCTACGGAAAGAGCGCAACGCTCCAGTTCAGGATATGA